The Maridesulfovibrio salexigens DSM 2638 region TTCCTTTGCTTGTAGTTACATGCGGAATTTATACCAGAACTGTGTTTTGTTTAATAATTTGAAATAATTGAACTAAATCTAGCAAAGAAGGTGGGTGGGCACGTGGAGAGAACGCGCAAGTATCATGGAATAAGAAGGGTGCTATTGTTATCGATGATCGTTGTTCCTTTTGTCCCTTTAATTGTGGCAGCAACCATCGGTTACTATTCTCATGTAAAGTCGATGGAGCAGTTGGCTATGTCCGCAGTCAGGTTGGCAGCCGTAGACCATGCTGAAATGGTGTCCTTTTTTCTGAACGAACGTAGGGCCGACCTGATGGAATCATTAGACCTGCTGGGAGGCGAGATCAAGGATACTGCTAAAGTCAGGGAGATACTTGGAGAGTTGCGCAGCTTAAGGCGGGATATGTATTCAGATCTGGGATTAATTGACCCTGAAGGCAATCAAGTAGCTTATGTCGGCGAATATCCTCTTGAAAATAAGAATTACCTTGATTCGAGGTGGTATAAAGAGACGGTCGGCAAAGGATACAACATCAGTGATATTTATCTCGGATTAAGGGGAGTTCCGCATTTGAATGTGTCTGTATCGAAGCTGATTGATAATAAAGAGTGGGTGTTACGGGCTACATTGCGACCTGCTGCGTTAAGAAGGATAGTGGAAAAGGTTAATATTGGCGTGTCCGGGGAAGCATACATAATCAACAGCGCTAATAGATTACAGACTTCCCGGCGTAGTGGGGGAGATATTTTCGATCGGGACAGCTATCTTTACCCGGATCAGAAAGACGGGGTTATAACTTTCGACGGTTCAGAGAATGATGAAGCATACATCTTTGCCACGACCTGTCTTAATAACGGAAAATGGCGGCTAGTAGTTCGTCAAAAGCATTCCGATGCTTTCCGCTCCAGCAGTAGTGCCTTGTATCTTATTCTTGCCATATTGATTTGTGGTGGATCGGTTCTGGTCTTGCTGGCAGTTGTTGCCAGTAACAAGGTTTATGACATGCTAACCAGACAGGCAGATACAGTCTGTGCCCTTGAAGCCCAGTTCCTGCGTGCGGCTAAGCTTGCTGAACTAGGGGAGATGTCAGCAGGCTTCGCCCATGAAATCAACAATCCATTGCAGATAATGAAAAGTGATCTGACTCTGCTTGAAATGTTGTTGCATGAGGAGATTGAAAGAATCGGCGAAGGTAAAAACGGTGCTGAAATCGCAGATATTAATAAGCAATTGAAGTTGCAGATTGATCGTTGCGCAGGGATTACGCGCCAAATTTTAAATTTTGGGCGTCAGAATAAACCGGAATTCAAAA contains the following coding sequences:
- a CDS encoding sensor histidine kinase, which encodes MIVVPFVPLIVAATIGYYSHVKSMEQLAMSAVRLAAVDHAEMVSFFLNERRADLMESLDLLGGEIKDTAKVREILGELRSLRRDMYSDLGLIDPEGNQVAYVGEYPLENKNYLDSRWYKETVGKGYNISDIYLGLRGVPHLNVSVSKLIDNKEWVLRATLRPAALRRIVEKVNIGVSGEAYIINSANRLQTSRRSGGDIFDRDSYLYPDQKDGVITFDGSENDEAYIFATTCLNNGKWRLVVRQKHSDAFRSSSSALYLILAILICGGSVLVLLAVVASNKVYDMLTRQADTVCALEAQFLRAAKLAELGEMSAGFAHEINNPLQIMKSDLTLLEMLLHEEIERIGEGKNGAEIADINKQLKLQIDRCAGITRQILNFGRQNKPEFKKINVVDYLPQVAKMVEKKAELEGIRFIMDVDSRTPSVLADQGLLQQVMVNLLNNAIHAVVDEHGSENGEIVIAAGQDQNGNALIKVCDNGVGIHEKDMERIFLPFYSTKKNSDGTGLGLAVCHTVIDSLGGTMRVKSERHKGTEFSIILPAAG